GATATAATAAAAGTCTGTTTTAAATCTTTCATCATATGGATTTAAGGGCATTCAGGGCTTAGCTCGATCCTCCAGGGGATTAAATCCTCCCCAGACACACTCCATTAGAAAatttttatgcatcaatttGTGGCGTTGATTTAAAGtgtaattatatatattttttccaaaatgaaagtcttctattttatgttttattgggGGGTACAAATgaaaatgttctaaatattgaaggGAGCTTGTCCCCAGTTTTCTCCTTGAAATCTATGCTGTAGGCTACCTGCAGCTATGTGGCACAAGCAAAGTGATGCAACTGATTCCAGTGCAGCAGCTCATTCATACTGTCTGATGTAATATagacatgtttgttttgtttagtcAGTTTTATCTGAGTTGGATATTTAACACCAGCTCTATCTTGTACTTTCAGTCGGTGTAAGTATTGTGAGAGTTATTACAAGGCTATAGACACTAGTGTTGCAGCGGTACACCAGTTTGAAAGTGTACTGTGATATTAAAATTGGCGGTTATTATACAATATTGAATCCcaactttattttagttattttttacaacaaagagactttttacacaaactaccaatttaataaataaaatgtttccaGTAGGGTTGCAGCTTCaatctcaactttattttacattttacacaaacttccattaAAAAGTGTCACTTATAGTCATAAAAAGTTTGTTCAACCAAAGATAACCCCTCTGTTGCATTCTTTTAATGACTTATAATAGTACGTGTATAGTTGTGTCTAATTTTAgtactttatattttatattttcctgaTTCTgacatatatgtttttttattttatcttgtaaTTATTCTGTTGCCATTCAACCTGCTGATATTTGAGCTGCTGTGTCATGTGAATTTCCCCGGTGTGGGATCAATAATCTTATtttaataattctgtaatattTAATCTCATACAGTAGAAACACATGTTCCTTTATGTTATAGATTTGTACTCAGTAAAAAGACAAATCTTCGCCATTAATTGGAATACAAATAATACACATTTGCATTTGCTGGAAGAAGTAAttcataaaataattaatagtaataaaacaAAGTGAATAAATAGATAAACAGATTGCAGGTAATCGAACATTGACCAGATTGTCATTTTCACATAGCAGCGTGAGGACGTCACATGTCACGTAACGCAGGCCGCAGCCATTTCCAGTTTCACTTCGAGGGAAGCGCTTTCCTCCTGCGGCATGCTCGGTATGTGAACACACGCAGTCACAGACTCATTCATGAATTATATATAAATTATGCTTTATATTATACTACAGATGGCAGCTCTAATAAACAGAATGTTCGTTTTAACACGTAATTCACATCGCATAAAGAGCTGCAGACTACAGTAAGATTAACCTGATAAAGACAATTTCTTGTCTAAAATCTCCAAAATACGAAATGGATTTAATTTTTGAAAACAAGTCAAAAATAACTCCAATCAAACATTTGACCAACAACACGGATTTAATTAAAGAAAATTACATTTGTGTTCAGGTTCgtttaaaaatcacaaaaacgTGGAGGTGACTGCATCAAAAACATGAGATGAAATCTGCAATAAAAAGTGCAAAGtaacaaaactgaataaataaactCATGTATGAAATCATAAATATGTTATTCTTATTAAAATAAAGTCATATGGCATTTAATTTAAGTCTACAATATTCTATTTGGCCTTTAAAAATCGCAAAAATATTCCTGAAATAATCCCATAATTCCCTAATATCGAATATTATCTTATACATTctaatattattattagtgaGTTGTGTTTGTCATTATGTTGTTTGCATTTTCTACTGTTTTACAACACATGAGAGTTTTTAACGCGCGTGATATTTTCGCTTTGCTGtgatatttgtttgtgtttatcgtgggagatttttttaattgaggCGCTAATTCGAATCCGAAATATGTGTGTGACATTATACATGTATGTTGGTCTGTGTCGTGGTTAATTGTGACCTTTGAACCGTGTGAAAGCTGCAGTGATCCCCAGGTGATGGGAAAGTGAAAAAGGTGCGCCCTGCAGTATAAATGAGGCTCTGCGTCTCTGCTCCATCACAACAACTGGTTGACAGGAGAAATCACTATTTGCTCCATACAAAGAAAACTTGTAGCTTCTAAAGCAAAATGCTCAGCAGGATCTTGTTGGTGTTGCTGTCTCTCAGTCTGTACAGTGCAGGCTCCTCACTGAGCTGCAGATGGGTGGATCATAAATTCAGACAGCACAGTGAAGACTCTTTGGCTCTACTGGACACCATGGTAAGTGCACTtcttctgttgctgctgctgttaaaagTCAGTCAGTGACGTTACTGTCTCTTTActtcatgatgtgtgtgtgtgtgtgatgcaggcTAGTAACTCCACTAACAGCACTGAGGATGCTGAAGTGGACGACACTGTGTCCTTCCCAAATCATCTGTACAGCCAGGCGTCCAAAGCATCAGTAAGTCACACTCAGCTTTGCTAATGAACatgaaagagacacacaactgTTATAAAGTGACATAAATCTGTCCCTGTTGTAATTCATGATGAATGTTCTTCTCCAGGCTGAGGACAAAGTTGCTTTCACAGTTCAGATTCTGGAGGAGATGGTGGCCCTGCTTGAGGGGGGTTACAGCTCTGCATCATGGGAGGAGAACACAGAGGAGAACTTTCTCAGTGTTGTAAGCAGGCAGGCTGTCGGCCTTCGCTCCTGTGTGAGTCTCACTGTGGATTAACCTCAGATTTATAAACCTAAAGACATGAATCACTGATGTCTGTTTGACTAAATGTTGTTAAGTACATGTGCAGAGTTAACAGATCCACTGTGACTGTGTAGTGAAGATGGTTTTAATCATTGTTTTACTCTAACTTCATTTAGACTGTGCACCACAAGGAGAGCAAGAAGCTGCACATGTACTTCAAGAGACTCTCAAGCCATGTTCTGGAGCAAATGGTAAGTCTACCTATCaatgtatcaatcaatcaatcaatcaatcaatcaattgtaTTTATCATGTCTGAATGCTGATGATATTCTTCTGTGTGCAGGGCCACAGTGCTGAAGCCTGGGAGCTGATCAGGAGGGAAATGAAAAGCCATCTGAAGAGAGTCGACCAGCTGCTTTTATCTAACTAACATCTGTCTGTCACATTAACAATGTGTCACATgcagtctgtttatttatttatcagttcattaaggtttttatttatttttatctatttattaaaATTTGTATTGATCtatttaagtatttatttatctatttgtttatttatttgttaaagtaattactcatttatttattaagaatttatttatctgtttattaagattttttaaatttaattattaagttatttatctatttattgaACATgtatttaactttgtttatttacatGCTTATTTATTAAATTTGCATTGAActaaattttatattttagtatATTTTTATGCTATAgtcaataaaaataacatttcttcCAGCAAATGGacatgtgtttattgtttttattcctgttacttgaaaaaaaagaaaaagaggcatTCTTTTGTGTTACTTCATAATGAgtacaaatcaaacacacaggaAGGTGTGTTTCTACTAACTAGGGGAGAGTGGGGTCGGTTGGGACAGATGGaaagtggctttttagccaGTTAGAAAGCGACTGCGCCTTTACCATGCTCATACTCAGCATCATACTGGGCTCCCAGTGGGACGagcccgaaacacctctaacaggaggcatccaggaggatcctgatcagaagTCCGAACCACCTcgactgacccctttcgacgctaAGGAGCAGTGGCTTTACTCCCAACTCcacaccctatctctaaggctgagacCAGACACCCACAggggaaactcatttcggctgcttgtatctgcgaactcattctttcggtcactacccagagctcatgaccataggtgagggttgggacgtagatggaccagtggTGGTCCGATGTAGTGCCCACATCACTACGCATCAAACTGCCGATGGAAAACTTGTCACATACCACCACTCAGTCAGTGACTTCCATGTCAGACATCGACAAGAAAATCCATCCTTTCATGGCAGTATGATATGCAGCATTAGTTTATAATGCCACCCGAAATCAACGTAactgaaggagctggaaagtccctgttAGACAGGTGTgaggggcggtggatgggtcaaacaaacactggacttccACCCGGAagcctggtgttcacttcccatataaatgttgagccaaaccatgatggcttttccaaacctaaccacatgcttttgtagCACAGTGAAATAAACGTAAATATGCTGTGTTTTACAGAAATTGTTAGTTTATTTTGATGATGGTCAGGGACGTTCCACGTCGAGATATCATGTGgaaagtaccctgggtgtgttggttgttgacaatctgggacgccgtgtcaagttctgcctgttgcatgcattgtcttctttcaaagtacacttctgttttcacaggaaatttaaagtttacatacagtctctttcaaaataaatgcactatgtcagtacaacactacTTACGcacatggtaaggtttaggaaaaaatacagggtttggctttacaatcacacgagaagtgaacaccagccttcCGGGTGAAAGtgagtggttgttggacccatccaccctacttggacttttgccgccttaactttcatccttgtcctgccACGTTCCCCCCTGACACCACCGGGCACCGATAATCAACAACAGCAACCAGCCACatatgccaacattaaaggatggcttGTTTCGTCAGTGTCaaatgccagaagtcactgaccaagcgccagttTTTGACAACTCTggagtgagatcaggttgggtGGAACTCCCAGCTCATCACATATCATCGCTTGGTCAGTGGACGCTCACGTctaggggagaccggggatgGTTGTAACAAAGGGATAGTTGTAACACTCTCAGTTTGGCCAATTAGAAACGGgctgtggtgacatcatcaacataGTCCATGCCCATTTACAGTTGGAGCTCACTGGTGAAGCCGCATGTCACTGAGTCCAAATTTGTCTGTTCTAGagccaaaaaacagtttttcaggTGAGAAACCAAACATTGTCATCACATGTTTTTTGCATAGTGTCCATTGTGTTGTATGTACAATTGTTTCACTTACATAGGTTCAAGTAGTAGTTTCTctagtttaatttgatgtgtttcATTAGTGCTAGCtttgaagctaaatgctaaaaacTGTTAGCTCTTTCATGGCTGCTAGGCATGGGGAGGGTTGTAACAGTTCGTAAAAAGTGTGGATTTTAGGCCCACGAAGCCTGCACCCCAGGCAAGGACATCTACATTTGCCACAGCTGCCAATCAGATTAAAAATAGGCTATAGGTATTATGCCTTAGTTTGCTCAGATAATAGTTACTCTTCAAAAATGTTTATTGTTCAACTGTTAAAATGCTGTTCAAACGTAAaccttttttgtatttatgttatacatttctgtttattttaatattataattactgtATTCTTACAAGTTTATTGTTCCTTCTTTATTATTCATTGAAGTGCTTGAATACATTTAGCCTATTGTGAATCTTTTTTAAGCACAATAATTTAATTGTTACATCCATCCCCAGCTAGTGTTGCAACTCACCCCAGTACTGGGGTACGTTGTAACAACATACCTCTTTGTATTCGACATTAATTTCCATAATCTGTGATGGTGTAGTAGAGGTCACAGTCTGTGTTATTTATAGCAGACAAATATGGGTACCACGTATCAAAATTTAAGACCtctaacaaaaaaaccccactgagTTACACTTGCTCAAACAAAAAGTGTTACAATCATCCCCGGTATCCCCTACATATTACATTATCAGGTATTCTTAGtgcgtctgttgttgacgttctgagaCGCTGTGTCACTTTACGCTTGTTACCTGCattctgtcttttcaaaatgcaAGTCAGTTTTCACGAgcacggtctcactccgaagtcatagaaatctggcacttgggcagtgacttgtggcgtcagaaaccaacgaaagaAGGCATCCTCTAACGACAAGGATGAatgttaaggcggcgaaagttggaatgcagcagcagtgatggatgggtccaacaaacaccgactttcacccgagagagcggtgttcacgtcctgtaagattctaaagccaaaccctgttattttttactaatcctaaccatgtgtttttgttgcccaaacccaaacgtgtgtttgttgttaaaggaaaaagaacgtcaatttgcggtgtcgtagtgcatttattttgaaagagactgtatgtaaaggttaaatttcctgtgaaaacagaagtgtatcttaaaagaagagaacttgacacggcgtcccagaacatcaacaaccaacacacccagggtaccttgcacgtcgtatgtggacgtggaaagtccatgaccaaacgttgatataaactgcctggccaaaaaaaaagtcaccaccaaaaaaaaaggtcatacactctaatatttcgttgaaccgcctttagctttgattacggcacacattcgctgtggcattgtttcgataaacttctgcaatgtcacaagatttatttccatccagtgttgcattaatttttcaccaagatcttgcattgatgatggtagagtctgaccgctgcgcaaagccttctccagcacatcccaaagattctcaatggggttaaggtctggactctgtggtggccaatccatgtgtgaaaatgatgtctcatgctccctgaaccagtctttcacaatttgagcccgatgaatcctggcattgtcatcttggaatatgcccgtgccatcagggaagaaaaaatccattgatggaataacctggtcattcagtatattcaggtagtcagctgacctcattctttgagcacatactgttgctgaacctagacctgaccaactgcagcaaccccagatcataacactgcccccacaggcttgtacagtaggcactaggcatgatgggtgcatcacttcatctgcctctcttcttaccctgatgcgcccatcactctggaacagggtaaatctggactcatcagaccacatgaccttcttccattgctccagagtccaatctttatgctccctagcaaactgaagcctttttttccggttagcctcactgattagtggttttcttaaggctacacagctgttcagtcccaatcccttgagttcccttcgcattgtgcgtgtggaaatgctcttactttcactattaaacttagccctgagttctactgttgtttttcttcgatttgatctcaccaaacgtttaagtgatcgccgatcacgatcattgaggatttttttccggccacatttcgtcctcgaagacgatgggtccccactatccttccagtttttaataatgcgttggacagttcttaacccaattttagtagtttctgcagtctccttagatgttttctctgcttgatgcatgccaatgatttgacccttctcaaacagactaacatcttttccacgaccacgggatgtgtctttcgacatggttgtttaggaaatgagaagcaactcattgcaccagttggggttaaataacttgttgccagctgaaagataatcgcccatgcagtaattatccaataggaggctcgtacctatttgcttagttaaatccaggtggcgacttttttttttggccaggcggtgtatgacaaggtcggagtgagaatgtgctggttTCACAGGATCTGTGaagtttctgctcgttacatacatactgtatttttcaaaataaactaacaATGTCTGTAAAACACAGCGTATTTACGTTTATTTCACTGTGctacaaaagcatgtggttaggtttggaaaagccatcatggtttggctcaacatttatatgggaagcgaacaccagGCTTCCGGGTggaagtccagtgtttgtttgacccatccaccgcccctcACACCTGTCTaacagggactttccagctccttcagtTACGTTGATTTCGGGTGGCATTATAAACTAATGCTGCATATCATACTGCCATGAAAGGATGGATTTTCTTGTCGATGTCTGACATGGAAGTCACTGACTGAGTGGTGGTATGTGACAAGTTTTCCATCGGCAGTTTGATGCGTAGTGATGTGGGCACTACACCGGACCAccactggtccatctacgtcccaaccctcacctatggtcatgagctctgggtagtgaccgaaagaatgagttcgcagatacaagcagccaaaatgagtttccccTGTGGGTGTCTGgtctcagccttagagatagggtgtgGAGTTGGGAGTAAAGCCACTGCTCCTtagcgtcgaaaggggtcagtcgAGGTGGTTCGGActtctgatcaggatcctcctggatgcctcctgttagaggtgtttcgggctCGTCCCACTGGGAGGCCAGTATGATGCTGAGTATGAGCATGGTAAAGGCGCAGTCGCTTTCTAACtggctaaaaagccactttCCATCTGTCCCAACCGACCCCACTCTCCCCTAGTTAGTAGAAACACACCTtcctgtgtgtttgatttgtacTCATTATGAAGTAACACAAAAGAatgcctctttttctttttttttcaagtaacaggaataaaaacaataaacacatgtCCATTTGCTGgaagaaatgttatttttattgacTATAGCATAAAAATatactaaaatataaaatttagTTCAATGCAAATTCAAGAAATAAGCatgttaaataaacaaagttaaatacATGTtcaataaatagataaataacttaataattaaatttaaaaaatcttaataaacagataa
The nucleotide sequence above comes from Epinephelus lanceolatus isolate andai-2023 chromosome 21, ASM4190304v1, whole genome shotgun sequence. Encoded proteins:
- the LOC144459360 gene encoding interferon a3-like, which produces MLSRILLVLLSLSLYSAGSSLSCRWVDHKFRQHSEDSLALLDTMASNSTNSTEDAEVDDTVSFPNHLYSQASKASAEDKVAFTVQILEEMVALLEGGYSSASWEENTEENFLSVVSRQAVGLRSCTVHHKESKKLHMYFKRLSSHVLEQMGHSAEAWELIRREMKSHLKRVDQLLLSN